A DNA window from Patagioenas fasciata isolate bPatFas1 chromosome 1, bPatFas1.hap1, whole genome shotgun sequence contains the following coding sequences:
- the CCDC89 gene encoding LOW QUALITY PROTEIN: coiled-coil domain-containing protein 89 (The sequence of the model RefSeq protein was modified relative to this genomic sequence to represent the inferred CDS: inserted 1 base in 1 codon; deleted 4 bases in 3 codons; substituted 4 bases at 4 genomic stop codons) has protein sequence MVLFNLPGNPLFLSPPRQSVEFTKAKRSCQSGYLIALGVLDETGSWGSVAQDEREVGMANPRSDSEMGQDMEDLTKGLKELSESPKEKSERALLHSHLEQQHYLICIPKKKADNTCKCCRGLEQLNVELHNPRTEDAVKMKSQTQWIQYLEKRFMDLAKNQEQMIQLKTEHRKPYMQLXEENKRLRQENEMLFSHAGREKEAKVLQLAAQPRKLLQQVESLRKKCAYESRRAQEXEKELLEAQSQKASANGWDVDFLKKQVQNLQEKHQQTLAWVEQTXSQQRAWGSKLQAKLERANKXRLLSLAMERGKALQDKHWEIRQLWKKLETAEPAESQQKAGKRLVTEAAAADNDPKVQELQQXLESSKRAHHELSLQFDAYSKHSTGLLTKEKALNVKLCHFIA, from the exons ATGGTGCTATTCAACCTGCCGGGGAACCCGCTTTTTCTCTCACCACCCAGGCAGTCTGTGGAGTTTACAAAAGCCAAAAGGAGTTGTCAGTCAGGGTATCTTATTGCTTTGGGTGTTCTGGATGAGACTGGCAGCTG GGGCTCCGTGGCTCAGGATGAGAGAGAGGTGGGGATGGCCAACCCCAGAAGTGACTCAGAGATGGGCCAAGACATGGAAGATCTGACAAAAGGCCTGAAGGAACTCTCTGAGAGCCCCAAAGAGAAGAGCGAGAGGGCTCTGCTGCATTCACACCTGGAACAGCAGCATTATCTCATCTGTATACCAAAGAAAAAAGCAGACAACACATGCAAATGCTGCAGAGGCCTGGAGCAGCTCAACGTGGAGCTGCACAACCCGAGGACAGAAGATGCTGTGAAAATGAAAAGCCAGACGCAATGGATTCAGTATTTGGAGAAGCGCTTCATGGATCTGGCCAAAAACCAAGAACAAATGATCCAGTTGAAGACTGAACACAGAAAACCGTATATGCAGCTGTGAGAGGAGAATAAGCGCCTGCGGCAGGAGAATGAAATGCTTTTCAGCCACGCTGGGAGGGAGAAGGAAGCCAAAGTGCTCCAGCTTGCTGCTCAGCCCAGAAAGCTCTTGCAGCAGGTTGAGTcctta agaaaaaaatgtgcttACGAGAGTCGCAGAGCCCAGGAGTGAGAAAAGGAGCTGCTGGAAGCTCAGAGCCAGAAAGCAAGTGCC AATGGCTGGGACGTCGATTTCCTAAAAAAACAGGTGCAAAACCTACAAGAGAAGCACCAACAAACTCTTGCATGGGTTGAACAGACATAAAGTCAGCAGAGGGCTTGGGGCAGCAAGCTGCAGGCCAAGCTGGAGAGGGCGAACA AGCGACTCTTAAGCCTGGCCATGGAGAGGGGCAAGGCTCTGCAAGATAAGCACTGGGAAATTCGGCAGCTGTGGAAGAAGCTGGAGACGGCAGAA CCGGCAGAAAGCCAGCAGAAAGCAGGAAAGCGCCTCGtgacagaggcagcagcagcggaCAATGATCCGAAGGTCCAAGAGCTCCAACAATAGCTGGAAAGCAGTAAGCGGGCTCACCATGAGCTCTCGCTGCAGTTTGATGCTTACAGCAAGCACAGCACAGGTTTACTGACTAAAGAAAAAGCGCTGAACGTCAAACTCTGTCATTTTATTGCATAA
- the CREBZF gene encoding CREB/ATF bZIP transcription factor produces the protein MRHSLTQLLAASSGGASPSGAVWPLAGAGQAPRGRDGCGEGDPGLARPKQQQPPRREAGALEPRRQEKEPETPGVPLEVWEQEDWFPGLELGDLLEAARPDWDLDAELSGCFCGEPEPLPPPGQSQRPAAPGRRSGGTGSRLKAAAAARLNRLKKKQYVLGLESRLQGLAAENRQLRDRNRGLSRRLRELERESSYLRAVLANQSALGQLLSRLAGIRAGGLQLSTSLFRDTGGPRLQRHLQQHLQPAGESSDHDYALPSARPAGPEEAAEPEEEWVSPGGICLHVDRDQVSVEFCSICARRAAASFKIFSFRCLPCQAPLCRG, from the exons ATGCGCCACAGCCTCACCCAGCTGCTGGCGGCCTCCTCCGGCGGAGCCAGCCCCTCGGGCGCCGTCTGGCCGCTGGCCGGCGCGGGGCAGGCCCCGAGAGGGCGGGATGGCTGCGGGGAAGGGGATCCGGGCCTCGCGCGGCCCAAACAACAGCAGCCGCCGCGGCGGGAGGCGGGCGCCCTGGAGCCGCGGCGGCAGGAGAAGGAGCCGGAGACGCCCGGGGTCCCGCTGGAGGTGTGGGAGCAAGAGGACTGGTTCCCGGGGCTGGAGCTGGGAGACCTGCTGGAGGCGGCCCGGCCGGACTGGGACCTGGACGCGGAACTGAGCGGCTGTTTCTGTGGGGAACCGGAGCCGCTGCCCCCGCCGGGCCAGAGCCAGAGGCCGGCGGCGcccgggcggcggagcggcgggaccGGCAGCCGGCTgaaagcggcggcggcggcgcggctgaACCGGCTGAAGAAGAAGCAGTACGTGCTGGGGCTGGAGAGCCGCCTCCAGGGCCTGGCTGCCGAGAACCGCCAGCTCCGGGACCGCAACCGCGGCCTGAGCCGCCGCTTGCGAGAGCTGGAGCGGGAGAGCAGTTACCTGCGGGCCGTGCTGGCGAACCAGAGCGCCCTGGGCCAGCTCCTCAGCCGCCTGGCCGGGATCCGCGCCGGCGGgctgcagctcagcaccagccTCTTCAGGGACACGGGCGGCCCCCGCCTCCAGCGGCACCTCCAGCAGCACCTCCAGCCCGCCGGCGAGAGCAGCGACCACGACTACGCCTTGCCCAGCGCCCGGCCCGCCGGCCCGGAGGAGGCGGCGGAGCCGGAGGAAGAGTGGGTGTCCCCCGGCGGGATCTGCCTCCACGTGGACCGGGATCAGGTGTCGGTGGAGTTCTGCTCCATCTGTGCTCGGCGAGCGGCGGCCTCCTTCAAAAT TTTCTCTTTTAGGTGcttgccctgccaggctccgttgTGTAGGGGTTAA